A genomic window from Vitis riparia cultivar Riparia Gloire de Montpellier isolate 1030 chromosome 16, EGFV_Vit.rip_1.0, whole genome shotgun sequence includes:
- the LOC117933257 gene encoding receptor-like protein EIX2 — protein MQYLNLSKANFSQTVPTQLGNLSNLLSLDLSGSYYELNSGNLEWLSRLSSLRLLDLSSVDLSEAIHWSQAINKLPSLIHLDLQNCGLPLIPPLTIPSLSHVNSSVPLVFLDLSWNDLTSSIYPWLLNFSTTLLHLDLSFNDLNGSIPEYAFGNMSSLEYLDLSRNQMWGSIPDTVGKMVLLSHLDLSDNQLWGSIPDTVGKMVLLSHLDLSYNQLQGSIPDTVGKMVLLSHLDLSCNQL, from the exons CCCACTCAACTGGGAAATCTTTCCAACTTGCTTTCCCTTGACCTCAGCGGTAGTTATTATGAGTTGAATTCTGGGAACCTGGAGTGGCTTTCTCGTCTTTCTTCTTTAAGACTCCTTGACCTGAGTTCTGTCGACCTTAGTGAAGCCATCCACTGGTCACAAGCAATTAATAAACTCCCTTCTCTCATTCACTTGGATTTACAAAATTGTGGTCTCCCTCTCATCCCTCCACTCACCATTCCGTCTCTTTCCCATGTGAATTCCTCTGTCCCTCTTGTTTTCCTTGATCTCTCTTGGAATGATCTCACTTCTTCAATATACCCATGGCTGCTCAACTTTAGTACCACCCTCCTTCATCTTGATCTCTCTTTCAATGATTTAAACGGTTCGATTCCGGAATATGCTTTTGGGAACATGAGTTCCCTTGAATATCTTGAT CTCTCTCGCAATCAAATGTGGGGCTCAATTCCAGATACAGTTGGGAAGATGGTTTTACTTTCACATCTTGATCTCTCTGACAATCAACTGTGGGGCTCAATTCCAGATACAGTTGGGAAGATGGTTTTACTTTCACATCTTGATCTCTCTTACAATCAACTGCAGGGCTCAATTCCAGACACAGTTGGGAAGATGGTCTTACTTTCACATCTTGATCTCTCTTGCAATCAACTGTAG